The DNA region GAGCCTGTGCCGGGGCGTATCGAAGGCGGTGCCGACGGTCGGGCGACCGTCGAACTGGTCACTCCCGAGTTCGGCGTGTCGCCGGGGCAGGCGGCGGTCTTCTACGACGGTGGCCGCGTTCTGGGCGGCGGCTGGATTCAGCGCAACGATCAACGGAGCGAAGCAGCATGAGCATCTATGTCCTGGTCCATGGCGCTTATCACGGCGGGTGGTGCTACGAGAAGGTCGTTCCCCTGCTCGAAGCTGCAGGGCACACGGCGATCGCCGTCGATCTGCCGGGGCACGGCGACAACACGGTGCCGATGAAAGATGTCACGCTCGACGCCTATGTGGACCATGTCTGCGACGTGGTGTCGGCGCAAACCGAGCCGGTCGTTCTCGTTGGCCACAGTTTGGGTGGGATGACCATCACCCAGGTTGCCGAGCGCCTTCCGGACCGGATCGCGTGGGTTGTATACCTGACGGCGATGATGCCGAAGAATGGCCAGAACCGCGCGGCTTTGGCCGAATTCGAGGGCCCCGTGGATATGGCTTCGAAGCGAATCATCTCCGAAGACGGCCTGTCGTCGACCATACCCGAGGAAATTATTCCGCCGACATTCTATGGCGAATGTAGTGCCGAAGATGTCGCGCGCGCGATCGAGCGGTTGGTGCCTCAGGCTGTGGAACCGCTGCAGTGCCAGGCTCAGACCACGCCGGAACGGTTCGGCGCGGTACGGCGCGCTTTCGTCGAATGCGAACGCGACAATGCGATTCCGATCGACATGCAGCGGGCGATGATCGCCGCGCAGCCTTGCGACCGGGTGTTCACGATCGACACCGATCATTCACCATTCTATTCCGCGCCGAACGAACTCGTCCGCGATCTGCTCGAGCTGGCTTGAGCCGAAATCAATCCGCATCTACCGGGCTTTCGCTCGCGCGCCCGTTTGGGATTGCGTAGCATGACCCATGGTCGGTTGCTACTGGCCACATAACAGCGAATTCCAATGACCGATCCTCAGGAGGACACACCATGCTCGTCACACGCAATCCCGCAAACATAGCCCCGCCCGCGGCCTTGTACAGCCATTCGGTCGAAGTTCCGCCGAACGCGCGCTGGCTCGTCACCGCCGGGCAGGTCGGCGTTACCCCCGACGGCACGGTACCCGAGGGTTTCGAGGCCCAGCATGACCTGATCTGGCAGAACACGCTGGCGATCCTGGAAGACGCCGGATTCGGCCCGGAACATATCGTGCGCCTGAACGTCTATTCGACCGATCCGTCAGGCCTGCAGTACCTCGTGCCGCACCGCGAGAAGTATCTCGCACCGGGACATGTGCCGGCGTCGACCTGGGTGGTCATCAGCCAGCTCGCCAACCCGCAATGGGTGGTCGAGATGGAGACCATCGCCGCGAAGCCTGAGTAGCATTCTTCCAAGCCGGCCGGGTGACGGCGCCCGGCCGGGTCTTTTCGGATGAGCAACGCGCAAGACAGCCGGTTCCGCCAGGGGCTTTGGCCCTATGCCATGATTCTGGCGGCCGCCTTCATTCTGGCGTCGAACCACATCATCGGACGGTGGGTGCATAGCGATATGCCGCCGATGGGGGTTGGTTTTTGGCGGCTGTTTATTGCGACCGCGGTGTTGATGCCGTTCGTGGGCCGCTCGGTCTGGGCCAAGCGCGGCCAGTTACGCCATCACTGGAAGCTGTTCCTGGTGTTGGCCATTGCGCTGGGCCCGTTCGGCAATGCCGCAGTCTATGTCGCGTATCACTTCACCACGGCAATCAACGGCGGCGTTGTCGCGACGGTACAGCCCGTCGCGACGGTGCTGATCACGTTCCTCGTTTTTCGCGAGTCCATCTCGCGACTTCAGGCCGTGGGGATCGTGCTGGCGACAGTCGGGGTCTTCGTCATCCTGTCGCGCGGCGATCTGGCGATCCTTCTGGGCCTCAAACCCAATATCGGCGATCTGATCATGCTGGCGGCGATGTTCGGCTTCGCCGTGCACAATTCGTTGCTTCGGAAGATTCCCGGTAA from Alphaproteobacteria bacterium includes:
- a CDS encoding DMT family transporter; this encodes MSNAQDSRFRQGLWPYAMILAAAFILASNHIIGRWVHSDMPPMGVGFWRLFIATAVLMPFVGRSVWAKRGQLRHHWKLFLVLAIALGPFGNAAVYVAYHFTTAINGGVVATVQPVATVLITFLVFRESISRLQAVGIVLATVGVFVILSRGDLAILLGLKPNIGDLIMLAAMFGFAVHNSLLRKIPGNFTTAEILLSVQCFSMLVMLPLYVTESIVFMPMPVTWEAAAIMAWVGIAVAIVAVGFTNTSVLALGANKATISNYIRALFTTALAILILGERLELFHLAAFAFVVVGVVMLGRGRRARPA
- a CDS encoding RidA family protein, which produces MLVTRNPANIAPPAALYSHSVEVPPNARWLVTAGQVGVTPDGTVPEGFEAQHDLIWQNTLAILEDAGFGPEHIVRLNVYSTDPSGLQYLVPHREKYLAPGHVPASTWVVISQLANPQWVVEMETIAAKPE
- a CDS encoding alpha/beta fold hydrolase; translated protein: MSIYVLVHGAYHGGWCYEKVVPLLEAAGHTAIAVDLPGHGDNTVPMKDVTLDAYVDHVCDVVSAQTEPVVLVGHSLGGMTITQVAERLPDRIAWVVYLTAMMPKNGQNRAALAEFEGPVDMASKRIISEDGLSSTIPEEIIPPTFYGECSAEDVARAIERLVPQAVEPLQCQAQTTPERFGAVRRAFVECERDNAIPIDMQRAMIAAQPCDRVFTIDTDHSPFYSAPNELVRDLLELA